The sequence below is a genomic window from Aureispira sp. CCB-E.
CCGTACTTTGTTGTTTATTAGAATTCATCAAGTACGCTGCTAATTTAGCTGCCAATTCTGCCTCTTTATCATCCTCTTGGACTAGTGCATTGGGATCAAAGTGTTTTTTGACAAAGTTAGTATCAAAATTACCAGAAACAAAAGCATCGTGTTGCAGTACATAGGTTCCAAATGGTAGTGTTGTTTCGCAGCCGTCAATATGATATTCTTCAATGGCGCGCAGCATTCTTTGGATAGCTTCTTGACGATCTTTGCCGTAGGTGATCAATTTGGAAATCATCGGGTCGTAATAAATAGGAATATCCATTCCTTCTTCAAAACCATCATCGACACGTACGCCTGTTCCTTTAGGAATTTTGTAAGTGCTTAATTTTCCAATACTTGGCAAGAAGTTATTAACAGGATCTTCTGCATAAACACGAAGTTCGAGGGCATGACCTTGTATACTCAAATCTTCTTGTTGAATACTTAGCTTTTCGCCTCTTGCAATCAAAATTTGCTGTTTAACTAAATCAACACCCGAGATTAATTCCGTTACAGGATGTTCTACTTGCAAACGTGTATTCATTTCTAAGAAGTAGAACGTCTTATTATTTTCTAATAAAAATTCTACAGTTCCAGCACCAACATAATCACATAATTGAGCTACTCGTACGGCACAAGCACCCATCGCATCTCTTAATTCGGGTGTTAAAACGATAGAAGGAGCTTCTTCTACAACTTTTTGATGACGGCGTTGAATGGAGCACTCTCGCTCAAACAAATGAATGACATTGCCATGTGTATCGGCCAATACTTGTATTTCGATATGTCGAGGAGAGGTCACGTATTTTTCAATAAAAACAGAACCATCGCCAAAAGCAGATTGCGCTTCAGAGATCGCACGTTCCATTTGCTCGTCTAGTTCTTCAACCTTTTCAACGACGCGCATTCCTTTTCCACCACCACCAGCAGAAGCTTTGATTAGAATAGGAAAGCCAATTTCTAGGGCAATTTTTTTTGCTAGTTCAGGATCTTCGATGGCTTCTTCTGTACCAGGAACCAATGGAATGTCATTTGCCTTCGCAGCTTCTTTCGCAGCTAATTTACTTCCCATCATCTCAATAGCATGAGGTTTGGGACCAATAAAAGTAATACCAGCATCTGTAACTTGTTTGGCAAAAGTAGCATTTTCGCTCAAAAAGCCATACCCTGGATGAATGCCTTCAACCCCTAGCTCTTTGGCAACAGCAATAATTTTTTCTCCCAATAAATAAGACTGGTTGGAGGCAGGAGGACCCAAACAAACGGCTTCATCAGCATAGCGAACATGGGGAGCATTTCTATCAGCTTCGGAATAAACAGCTACCGTTTTGATGCCCATTTCACGGCAAGTACGCATAACACGCATGGCAATTTCTCCTCTATTAGCAACCAGTATTTTTTTCATAGTCTTAATTATATATTTATGTTAGTGGAGGGATTTCTATCGTTTAAAATTAGCTTCAAAACAGAAGCTTTGCGAATTTACAAAAAAAATAGAAAAGGAAGTGTTTTTCTTGAAAAACAGGAATTACTTTTGTCTTGCTTGCAAGGTGTTTTTTCTATGGACTTATAAGGTGTTGACGCTTGTAAGTTAGAATGTTATGTTGTTTTAGATAGAACTGTGCAGATGTTTTTGTATTTTATCCAAATATTTTTGATTGAGAATTGTTGTATTAGTAGTATGATTGAATTATGATTAATGGCAGCTGCTTAATAAAATAACTATGAAAATTACCTCTTATCTAATTCTACTGGCAAGTTGTACACTATCGTGTACGAATGTGGATACTCCAACTACTATTACAAATTTAGCTAACCAACCAATCGACACTTCAACCAAAGAAGTATTGTTAGTAGATAGTTTGCATCGGATAAAGTTGACTTTTGTGGGAGATATCATGGGACACGACAACCAAATTCGTGCGGCAGTTGGCGAGCCTTCTAAGATGAAGAGTAGGGATATGAGTGATTTTGATTATGAAACTTGTTTTAGGTATGTTAAACCTATTTTTGAGGAAGCAGACTTGATGATTGGAAACTTGGAACTTACTTTGAGCAACAAAGGGCGTTATACGGGATATCCAATGTTTCGGTCGCCAGATATCTTAGCTGCGTACTTAAAAGATGCAGGTTTCGATTTGTTGACAACTTGTAACAATCATTCCAACGATGGATTTAAATACGGTTTAACACATACCATAGATGTTTTAGATTCTCTAGGAATCAAACATACAGGAACCTTCAAAAACCAAGCAGAGCGAGACTCTCTTTATCCTTTAATTGTAGAGAAAAAAGTGGATGGAACAACTTTTCGCTTGGCTTTTATTAATTATACTTATGCAACGAATGGGCTTAAAACCAAAGAGCCTTGTATTGTCAATATGATCGAGCAAAATCAAATTTATAAGGATATTGTACAAGCCAAAGCGGCAAAACCTGATATGATTATTGCCATTATGCATTGGGGAAAAGAATACAAATTAAACGAACATAGAAGTCAAGTTGAATATACGCAGTTTTTGTGGGAAAATGGGGTAGATGTTGTCATTGGGGCGCATCCTCATGTCATACAACCAATTAAGACAGATACTATTTGGCAAGAAGATTCTTCTACTTTTCGAGAAGTATTGGTCACCTACTCTTTAGGAAATTTTATCTCTAATCAATACCGAACAAATACGGATATTGGTCTTATCTTTGAATTAGAATTAGTAAAAAATAGCCAAACAAACCAAACTACAATTGGAGCGCATGATTATATTTTAGCTTGGCGCTATATACAAGGACGTTATAATATGGATTTAAGAGAAGGCTTTGACTGGACGTATGCAGTATTGCCTGTGACAGCATTTGAAGATAGTCCTCAAGTCTACTTTGATATAACAACAAGTCAAGTACAAGCGATGCGATCTGTAGCTAAGCGCATGCGTACCCACTTAGGCAAATGGCAGAGTAAAGAACGCAAGGTTGCTCTAAAAGATTTGGGCTCTATAAAGTCTTTGAAAAAAGTAGATGCAACGCCAAAAACAATTCAATAACATGAATCGAATACTGATATGGACAACAATCATTAGCATTACTATTTGTATTGCCATAAAGGAATATGTAGCTTATAAAAGTTTTGATATTGAAGCACATTTATTGGCTTATGGCAATGCTAAACATACGATTCATAAGAGGCGGCTAGATTTTGAAAAAGAATGGAAATCTCACCCACAACGTCTACCAACGCTTCAAAAAATGGCTAAAAACTATTTGTATACTACTTTAACAGATAGCGTTTTTTCTTATTGGTATGGTACAACTTGGGATTTTAACGGTACAACAGAGAAGCCCCGAAAAGGGAAAATTGCTTGCGGCTATTTTGTAACCACAACACTTGAGCATTGTGGTTTTACACTACCACGAGTAAAATTAGCTCAGCAAGCTGCTTCTATCATTATCAGAACCCTATGTCCGAAGAAAAGTATTCAAGCATTTAATCAATTAAACAAACTAAAGGCTTATTTGGATACACAACCTAGTGGTATTTATATCGTAGGATTAGACACACATGTTGGCTATTTGTGGAATACTAAAAACAACCTTTACTTTGTACATGCTAGTTATTCTGGTAATAAACAAGTCCGTAAAGAACTTTGGAATGAATCCATTGTGTTAGGAAAATCAAAGTTATTCGTTGTTGGAAACTTATTGGATAACATTGAATTGATGAACCATTGGATTAAAGGAACTCCTATTGCAATGAAAGAATAGATTAGAATAAGCATTTAAAAAAGAGAATGAATTATCGGAATAACGTTAAGTCGCCAGAATATCGAATAACGGCGCCATCAATAAACTCTACCTCAACCATATAAACATAAACTCCTGTTTGCAACTTTTGACCTCTAAAAGTGCCGTCCCATCCAAAGTTTTTCCAATGACTAGGGATATTTTCTTTGTTACAAACTAAATCCCCCCATCGATCAAAAATCAAATAACGTTTGATCATTGCCACATCATTGCCACTGTAAACATCATGGATGTCGTTCTGCCCATCATTATTAGGAGAAAATGCATTGGGGATAAATAAATCTCGATCTTTTTCAACAACCACTAAAAAAGAATCCCTAGCAATACATCCCGCTTGTGTTGTTACTAAAACGCTATAGTACTTACGATCATCGACTGGTTGTATGGTTGTTTTACGACAAGGAGGACAAGTTATGTCTCCTGTATTAACAGACCAATCATAGGTATAATAATCAAAAAAACTAAGTTTTGCTTCTACGTCTAAGGTGGCACCCAATTCAATGGTAGTATCTCGTCCAGCATCAACAACTAATAAGTCGGGTTCTTGGACAACAACAGGACTATATTCAGCTCTACAGCCAGCAGCATCTTGTAGGTATAATTTGTACGTAGTTCCAGCAGGAACCGCAAAGCTATCAACCGAACTAAAGTTGATGCCATCCATAGAATAGGTATATCCAGGACGACCGCCCTGTCCAATAATCCGAATACGTCCGTCAGAGTATCCAAAGCAACTAACATCTTGAACATCGTAGTTGACTCGAAGAATAGGAGGTTCCGTCAAACTAGTTTGGATGGTTTTAGTACAGCCATTAGCATCTGTTACAGTGAGTTGATAGTTGCCCGCTCTTAAATTGGTGGCAATAGAATCCGACTGGAAGGTTGACCATTGATACTGATAAGCATAGGTACCCCCTGATACAATAGGAATTAAAGCACCATTGGGATTTCCCGTACAACTAACTTCTACACTATCGAGTACAATTTGAAGTGAATCAGGTGCGGTTAGCGTAAAATTGACAGGTGCCCATGTCCTACAGCGATTGGCATCCCATACGGTATCTAAAGTATAGGTACCCTCAGGCAGGTTATTTAATTGTGCTCCTGTAGCATTATGATTCCAAATATAAGAATAAGGGGCTAAGCCGTTTTGTGCCACTACTTGGATACTACCATCAGCATAACCAAAGCAACTTGGATGAACAATCCCTGACGCAACAGGATCTAATTGTAAAACCAATTCTTGAACTTGATAACTAATTATGGTATCACAACCTTGATTATCTTGAAGTGTCAAGTTGTACGTTCCGTTTGATAGGTTATTATAAGATGTATTGGTGCTAAATCCTGTATTATCCCAATTATAAAGATAGGGAGCACCATTTGACCCATTGCTATTAAGTACTAAAATGGCACCATCTGTTCCTCCATCACAGGTAGGACGAACGATGCTATCTGTCAATTCCCAAGGCGGTGGTCCTCCAATGGTCAGTGTTTCTTCTGCTGTACAAATACCATTCGAAATACTAACCATATAGTTTCCAACTAACAAATTATTGATTGTATTTCCTGTATTACCAGTAGACCAACTGTAAGAATAAGGCGTTAGGTGGGTGGTAGTTGGAGTAATAGTTGCTACACCATCTGGATTATCTCGACACAAAACATCTGTAGTGGCGGTGGTATATTGTAAAGCATTGACTGTTTGGCAGCATGAATCGACATTTAACAAAACAACATGTGTCACTAGACAGCCCTCTGTCGTTTCTACAGATAAAACAGCCGATTTTTGACCTGGAGTATTATAGGTCACGTTATGAGGACCTTGTGTATTGGCAGTTGCAGGGCTTGCACCAGTTCCAAATGTCCAAGACCAATTGGCAATATTTCCAAAGGCAAAACTAGAATTATCTGTAAAGGTCCATGTTTCACTAGCACAATTTGTACTAGGAGCAGAGACATTAAAATCAGCAGTAGGTCCCTGAAAGGTTGCTGTTCCACCAAAATCCATTTGAAAACCATTGCCTGTGGAGGTGAAATTATTAATCAGTAAGGCA
It includes:
- a CDS encoding gliding motility-associated C-terminal domain-containing protein — encoded protein: MFLRLIFLLFCSCLCLVSFAQPSNDDCHNATPLPISSNWCSPVAAYTNVGATASNFPTSPCFSNNNGDVWFSFVAVGTDINITVNGSQAPTPGGTLLRPQIALYTGTCTSSGGTLSHLQCQNASAGNNIVDLYKGALVIGQTYFLRIKGNLGSTGTFQICAQNYNGPALPGSDCNSASVLCDKSSFVVQSVVGAGLDPDEASNSCLGGLGGNSESNSTWFKWTCDQSGSLTFTLTPNNASDDLDFVLYELPNGINNCVGKTVLRCMAAGEAVANYPTPCHGPTGLRATSNDTNEQPGCSQGQDNWLSPANLVAGRSYALLINNFTSTGNGFQMDFGGTATFQGPTADFNVSAPSTNCASETWTFTDNSSFAFGNIANWSWTFGTGASPATANTQGPHNVTYNTPGQKSAVLSVETTEGCLVTHVVLLNVDSCCQTVNALQYTTATTDVLCRDNPDGVATITPTTTHLTPYSYSWSTGNTGNTINNLLVGNYMVSISNGICTAEETLTIGGPPPWELTDSIVRPTCDGGTDGAILVLNSNGSNGAPYLYNWDNTGFSTNTSYNNLSNGTYNLTLQDNQGCDTIISYQVQELVLQLDPVASGIVHPSCFGYADGSIQVVAQNGLAPYSYIWNHNATGAQLNNLPEGTYTLDTVWDANRCRTWAPVNFTLTAPDSLQIVLDSVEVSCTGNPNGALIPIVSGGTYAYQYQWSTFQSDSIATNLRAGNYQLTVTDANGCTKTIQTSLTEPPILRVNYDVQDVSCFGYSDGRIRIIGQGGRPGYTYSMDGINFSSVDSFAVPAGTTYKLYLQDAAGCRAEYSPVVVQEPDLLVVDAGRDTTIELGATLDVEAKLSFFDYYTYDWSVNTGDITCPPCRKTTIQPVDDRKYYSVLVTTQAGCIARDSFLVVVEKDRDLFIPNAFSPNNDGQNDIHDVYSGNDVAMIKRYLIFDRWGDLVCNKENIPSHWKNFGWDGTFRGQKLQTGVYVYMVEVEFIDGAVIRYSGDLTLFR
- the accC gene encoding acetyl-CoA carboxylase biotin carboxylase subunit, whose product is MKKILVANRGEIAMRVMRTCREMGIKTVAVYSEADRNAPHVRYADEAVCLGPPASNQSYLLGEKIIAVAKELGVEGIHPGYGFLSENATFAKQVTDAGITFIGPKPHAIEMMGSKLAAKEAAKANDIPLVPGTEEAIEDPELAKKIALEIGFPILIKASAGGGGKGMRVVEKVEELDEQMERAISEAQSAFGDGSVFIEKYVTSPRHIEIQVLADTHGNVIHLFERECSIQRRHQKVVEEAPSIVLTPELRDAMGACAVRVAQLCDYVGAGTVEFLLENNKTFYFLEMNTRLQVEHPVTELISGVDLVKQQILIARGEKLSIQQEDLSIQGHALELRVYAEDPVNNFLPSIGKLSTYKIPKGTGVRVDDGFEEGMDIPIYYDPMISKLITYGKDRQEAIQRMLRAIEEYHIDGCETTLPFGTYVLQHDAFVSGNFDTNFVKKHFDPNALVQEDDKEAELAAKLAAYLMNSNKQQSTATTTQNTQKSKWAARKWS
- a CDS encoding CapA family protein, coding for MKITSYLILLASCTLSCTNVDTPTTITNLANQPIDTSTKEVLLVDSLHRIKLTFVGDIMGHDNQIRAAVGEPSKMKSRDMSDFDYETCFRYVKPIFEEADLMIGNLELTLSNKGRYTGYPMFRSPDILAAYLKDAGFDLLTTCNNHSNDGFKYGLTHTIDVLDSLGIKHTGTFKNQAERDSLYPLIVEKKVDGTTFRLAFINYTYATNGLKTKEPCIVNMIEQNQIYKDIVQAKAAKPDMIIAIMHWGKEYKLNEHRSQVEYTQFLWENGVDVVIGAHPHVIQPIKTDTIWQEDSSTFREVLVTYSLGNFISNQYRTNTDIGLIFELELVKNSQTNQTTIGAHDYILAWRYIQGRYNMDLREGFDWTYAVLPVTAFEDSPQVYFDITTSQVQAMRSVAKRMRTHLGKWQSKERKVALKDLGSIKSLKKVDATPKTIQ